Genomic segment of Salvia hispanica cultivar TCC Black 2014 chromosome 2, UniMelb_Shisp_WGS_1.0, whole genome shotgun sequence:
gtaataaGTATTGGAAAATTGAATACAtaattttctcataaattgaaattttttgtttgtatatttCTCCAAAAACGTTAAAATCCAATATATAAAGAGAAATCGAATAATCATAAAATCGGAATGAGCAACAaactagaaataaaaaaacagaacTACAATTCACATTTAACGGTGGATTTACTACTTAATCCCGAAGCCTAAAACCGTAAATTCCCATAAtcacacacaaaatacaaaatcacaTTCTACATTTTAACCATAAACCCACACTTAAAACCATAAAACCCACACACAAAAGCTACAACGCCATCTCAAGAGATGGCGACCTCGATCGACTTCGAtttcggcggcggcggcagctTCTCCACCACCACCGTCAGCACTCCGTTCTCGCACTTCGCACTGATCGCCGACACGTTGCAGTTATCCGGCAGCCGGAATTTCCTCGTAAGCTTCTGCGGCGGCCTCCTCTCCAGCCGTATATACTTGCAACCCTCCTCCTCCCCTTCctccctcttcctcttcccGTTGCTCTTTATCACCAGCGTGTTCTCCTCCTCCACCGTCACCTGCACCAATTCCGCAccaatttcataaatttcgcatcaatttcataaatgcctaattttttttttcgtttcaATCGACCAATTGAGCTGAATTTCTGGTGAATTTCATGAATTCCGCACCGATTTCATAAATTACTTCGGCTCAAGCGACCTAATTCGCATCAATTTCACAAATgcctaattatttttggtttcaaTCGAGCAATTGAGCTGAATTTCTGGTGAATTTCGTACCTGAATGTCCGACTTCGATAGCCCGGGGACGTCCAAGTAGAAGACGTACTCCTTCGGCGTGTCGAGAATGTCGGCCGGGAAATTGGCTACGCCGCcgcggccgccgccgccgtcgtgGCGCGAGGCGGAGTGCAGTAGCTTCTCGAGTGTCTCCGGGAAATTCAGCAGGTCGGTCATGGCTTCAACGACGGAGCTCATTCGGTATGCTCAACGAAGATTTTATGAAGATTTGGATGTGTTCGATGTAATGCCTGAACGAAATTGGGGTGATGATTGCTGCAGCTGAAGTGAGTGAGATTTTAAGCTGGAAGATTGAAATTTCCAGAATTGTTGAAGAAAAGTCTAGAAACGCCTGGAAATGCGACACCTGTTGGAATGTAAGCACGTTTTCTTACAGTATTTATCCACGAATTTAGTTATAAACTCTTGATTTTTCTGTATTATTAAACCATGACAATTgcgataaatataaatttgtgtatttagTTATAAACTCTTGATTTTTCTGTATTATTAAACCATGAACAATTGCGATACAtataaatttgtgtatttataatttgagtGAACTACGTAAATAGCATGTAtcgtacctgatctttcactttcacaCAAAAGTAGTACCTGCTATTTAGtttatattatatcatttttagtactcTGTGATAAATATGACTCTGAGTaacaaacatgtgatttttttaatagaggatatttttagaaatttcaaacatgtgatttttttaatagaggatatttttagaaatttcaattaaatagtgcaaaatatgtgattattttttccattttcttatttctctttttcttctttagtttcttcatctttcttttttcttcatttttttaatattttatcttcctttcttttttttctccctaagtttatgttttttcttccttcttttttctattctcttcttttttttctttctttttagtgttttatacaacatctaattgca
This window contains:
- the LOC125207139 gene encoding 17.4 kDa class III heat shock protein, with translation MSSVVEAMTDLLNFPETLEKLLHSASRHDGGGGRGGVANFPADILDTPKEYVFYLDVPGLSKSDIQVTVEEENTLVIKSNGKRKREEGEEEGCKYIRLERRPPQKLTRKFRLPDNCNVSAISAKCENGVLTVVVEKLPPPPKSKSIEVAIS